In Impatiens glandulifera unplaced genomic scaffold, dImpGla2.1, whole genome shotgun sequence, a genomic segment contains:
- the LOC124918096 gene encoding circumsporozoite protein-like → MARATSRSRARVRSRSRVRVRVRVRVRAMAMARARARARARARAGAGAGARARAGARAGARAGAKAGAGAGAGARARARAGAGARAEARAEARAGAGARARARARARAGAGARAGAGAGAGLGWGWEFEGGNGGRNDVSLHH, encoded by the coding sequence aTGGCTAGGGCTACGTCTAGGTCTAGGGCTAGGGTTAGGTCTAggtctagggttagggttagggttagggttagggttagggctATGGCTAtggctagggctagggctagggctagggctagggctagggctggGGCTGGGGCTggggctagggctagggctggGGCCAGGGCTGGGGCCAGGGCTGGGGCCAAGGCTGGGGCTGGTGCTGGGGCTGGGGCTAGGGCTAGAGCTAGGGCTGGGGCTGGGGCTAGGGCTGAGGCTAGGGCTGAGGCTAGGGCTGGGGCTGGGGCTAGGGCTcgggctagggctagggctagggctggGGCTGGGGCTAGGGCTGGGGCTGGGGCTGGGGCTGGGCTAGGCTGGGGCTGGGAATTTGAGGGAGGTAATGGGGGaagaaatgatgtgtcactacatcactga